Part of the Lolium rigidum isolate FL_2022 chromosome 6, APGP_CSIRO_Lrig_0.1, whole genome shotgun sequence genome, ACAGGGTGTTAGCTCTCCCAAAGCAACAACAAACACTGGTGGCGGTGACCCTTTGGGATTGGTGGACAGCACGTAACAAGATCAATGCGGgcgagaagaggaagacgacTGAAGAGATTTGCCATCTGATCGTAAAACACCACCATGAATTCTCACCGGAACCAAAGGCACTGGCCGAGGTTCAGCCGGTTCAGAGTAAATGGGAGCCGCCACCATCAGGGTTTGTTAAGGTCAATTTTGATGCCTCTTTCATCCCGGAGCTGAAAAATGGATCTTACGGATATGTAATCCGTGCCGAAGATGGGGAGTTCCTAGCTGCTGGTGCGGGAAAGTTGAATCACCTCCGAAGTGCCCTTCATGGCGAAGCTGAGGCATGTATTGCTGCTATGGAAGGTACATCGAATCTGGGTATGTTCAGAGTACTTTTTGAGTCTGATTCCACCACATTGATCGAAGCCATCAACAATGGAAATTATGATCTTGCGGATACTGGTGTCCTGATGCGTGAGGCGCGGAGTTTGAAGTTTCTGCACTTTGACAATGCAGAGTTTACATACTGTCGCCGTGATTGTAATAATGTAGCTCATACTCTGGCTCAGGTTGGCTACCAGGGCAGTGCTTCCTCATCCAGCTGGGTGGACACTGCTCCTGTTTGTGTAATCGAATTGCTTGCCAGCGATCTTGCTGTGCAGCTTGTTTAGTGGAATATAAtttccttttcaaaaaaaaaaaactttggtaCTAGTTAAAACAAGCCTTATTCTTAGCTTAATGCTACCTTGATTGGCGAAAAGCTTTTCCAGATTCTCGAAGTAAGCAATCTTAGTACACGTCTCATATAACAGGTTCAATGGAAAGAAATGCAGATACATCAAGGGAGATATCATGGCGGCCAGTTTAATCAATCCCCCAGGGCAAAACACAAGCAAAGGACCCTAGAGAAAGCAGCTTTCAACCAAGGATTTCCTGACATCGGCGCCGAGCGCCCCTGGCCGGCCGTCCCTGAGCCTGAAGACGCTCTCCACGACCGAGAGCTCAGTGGCAGTGGTGTCTGACCCGCAGAAGGCCGCCCAGTCGTTGACCGCTATGCCGGCCGCAACGACATTGCTTCCCCGGTTCACTGTGCCAGCGACGAGGGGCACCTGCAGCAGCGTCGACAGCTCCTCGAGGTCCTCCACCGAGGTCTGCGGGTGAACCTACACAGTTTACAAGTTTCAGAGATCAGGAAGGGGCTAGCGTTGTGAGACGAGATTTACAACAAGCAGTAGTTCAGTCGTAGCTGGTGCGAGGAGCTTACCAGTCCCCCTTTGTTGGAGAAGGCGCAGAAGCTGCCGACGAGGATGTTCCCTGCGATGGTCTGCCTGAACACCTCCACTCCAAGAACGTCAGAGATGATCTCCTCTGTTTCCTGCGACAGACAGAACATGAATGTCAGATACGTGTCCATCTCTTGTACGATTACGGATTCAAGGCCGCGTATCGGTTCTGGGGAGGGGAAAGAAGAGCAACTTGCCTTGTTCAGATCTGGGTTTGTGAGCGCGACATGGTCATTGCAAGCAATGCAGTTGCCGAGGGCAGAGAGGCGCTCGTCGACCCGCTTGACGACCACCTGGTCAGGCAGGCTGTCCGTGAGGTGCTGAAGCTCTGTGGAGATAAAGGCAGCCATGTCATTTACTTGTCAGTGCCGATGAAAACTAGCAGTCTAGCATGTTTGCGAATTCTTTCTGAATGTGTTCCTTACCCTGGTCGGTGGTGGTATTTGGCAGAAGAAGCCCGTTCTTGTTACCTGACCAGACATCAGCCACAACACAAACAGGAAGACGTGCGTGAGCAGTTCAGAATATACCGGCCACAAAATTGCTCGATCATTCAGGAAAAGCAAGTAGTGCTCACCGACGCACAATCGCCCCAGGATCCTCGTGCCGCCGATGGACGCCTTGACCACCGGGACGGCGTCGGCCAGATCGTTCTCAAACACACTGCAGGCAACAGAGAAACCTCGCGATTAACATCGACTAAAAATCCTCCGATCACAGGTAACCTACTGCGCAGCAGCTAGAGACGCCAACCTGACGAAGCTGTCGGAGCAGCCGGCGGGGACGATGCAGTAGGCGTTGGTGAGCCTCGCGAAGACCCCGATCTCGCAGGAGCTCTCGAACTTGAGACCTGCAGCGCCAGAGCGTTCTCGTCAGAACTCACACGTCGATCTAATCGAGAAAGGGCGGAAGAACACAAAACCAGACGGCCGGGGACTTACGGGAC contains:
- the LOC124667792 gene encoding eukaryotic translation initiation factor 6-2-like — protein: MASRLKFESSCEIGVFARLTNAYCIVPAGCSDSFVSVFENDLADAVPVVKASIGGTRILGRLCVGNKNGLLLPNTTTDQELQHLTDSLPDQVVVKRVDERLSALGNCIACNDHVALTNPDLNKETEEIISDVLGVEVFRQTIAGNILVGSFCAFSNKGGLVHPQTSVEDLEELSTLLQVPLVAGTVNRGSNVVAAGIAVNDWAAFCGSDTTATELSVVESVFRLRDGRPGALGADVRKSLVESCFL